TGTTCGCCTCGGCGACCTGTCGACTACCGCGGCGAACCTAATTCTCACTTGGGCGTTGGGGCCAGATTTTTGTTGGGGCTGAGATAAATAGATTTTCTCAGCCACCTATGTGCGTCTCTTTAAAAAACCTTACCTCTGGTTTCTCTATGATTCATCTGCAGAAAAACCTATCACCTACCCGCCAGCCGCCCTCGTACTGCTCGACCTAGGCCGGAAGGGCGGCTAAGACTTTGCCGACGATCTCGCCCAACGCGCCTGCGTCCGAGACCCCGCCTGCAAACTGGTTGTTAAACACGAGGAGATGTTAAAAGGAGAATCGGAGCGTTCGAAGAGGATGGTCCTTCTCACCTGTATTTTCATGATTAGGGCACACATATATCTCTGGGGATAGCCAAGCACTTACTATATATTAAAAGTTCACTTCCAGTTCTTCGATTAAACGCTGTGTAGGGCAGCTTGAGCTCTATTAGTTCGTAATCGCTGTACAAATCGTGAATCTCAGGAACATTATCATATGTCATAATCCATCTGATGCTGCTTGTTACCCGCTTAAGATATGCTGCGAGCAAAGCATGATCTTCAGGCTTATAATGATTGAGGTAAAGCTGAGGCCCCTTGATGTAATATGGAGGATCTAAGTAGACTAGTGTTTTGTCAAGGTTTTCGAGTTTTCCAACCACCATGTCTAGGAAATTAAGAGCATCCATATTATAAATATGGATGCGATCCCTGTACATATAAATTCTTTCGATACGCCTGACTAGTTCATCTTTGTTATAGCGGGCATTAAGTTTCCATTTTCCTTTTTGGGTGAACCCACCGATTGGCCCGCCATTGACGATAATCCCGGAACGATTGCACCTGTTTAAGTAGAAGCTGGCAAAGGCCACCTTAATTTGTGAATGTCGCTTATGGTTTCGATAAATCTCTCTCTGCCTTTTCCACTCTTCAATGGTGACAGGTGTATCACGTAAGCGCTCAATAAAATCATTCTTGCTATTAAGAATTGCATTCCAGAACGCAAAAATGCAGGGATCCGCATCGTTTAGATAAACGCGTTCAACATGTTCGCCAAAAAGAAGGTTTAAAGCTGCTCCTGCACCACCAGCGTAAGGTTCAACGTAAACACCATCCCGCAGCCCATTCAATGCGAGAACATCGGCTAAGAAACCCGAAAGGATTGCCTTTCCACCGGGGTATCGTAGTGGACTGAAAGCATTTGCCATGCTTTGGAATCCCTATCAGCCTGCCTCTTCGTTTTCATCTGGTTCGACAAGGATAATCTGAAAAAGCCCTTCAAGCTGTTGCCAGAAGTTCCGTAAAATATCTTCATTCGGATAAAAATGTTGATTATGCACAAATAGATTTAGTGAATCGATTGACAAAAGTTCATTTTTCTGGACAATCAATTTGCGTAACACCTTTAATAGGTTGCCATTTTTGATGAGATTCGCATCATCATTGACTATATACTTTAGCATTTCATAAAGTGTTGGATGCCAGTCACGAGGAAGATTTTGTTTCCTACTTTTTCTTCTTTCTTTCTCCAATCTTCTCATTTTATACAAATGACCCGTTCTTTCCAAGTAGTAGCCGAGACTCATCTCAAGTAAACTACGGAACATTAACCCTACAGCATTTGGGTACTGAGAAACAGGAAGCTTCTTTAGTTCGGCAAAAACGTCATTTATTCGTTGGTTATTTACGTTACATGAGAACGAGCTGGGAATAAGTGCTCGCGGCTTAGGTCTGCTTTTCGGCTTCTTCTTTGCAGCCCCCGTTTTGGGGATGGGCTTTCGCTTGGCTGCTACTTTAAGGAGTTCAGCAGCTGTAAACCTACCTTTTTTAGAAAGATCTGGTCTCTGATCACCAAAAGATTTGAGATACTCATCCATCTCTGCTGTTGTGTTGAGCGTCCGAGAGTGAACTTTTCCAGTAGTAATATCAGAAACGATCTTGGTGTAACCCTTCTTAAACTCATTGACTTCAATTAATCCAATAAGATTCTTGTTCTCATCGAAGGTAATGCCTAGAAATCTATTGACTTTTGGATTCTTGTAGAGGCGCTCGAGGTTAGTAATGGGAAAATCGCGGGGATTCTGAACCTTTTTTGCTATGTCTTCTGGTAAATCAAGTGCACATGCAATTGAGTACATGGTATAACGTTGCAATACATCAGTGATTTCCGATATGTTTAAGTTGTATTGATCTACAATATCATCGACTGATAATCCACGATCAACTAAGTTTCGATAAAATTTAGCTTGCATAAGTGGACTCCAGCTTTCGATCTGGCTCCGGGTGTGTTTGCTCATAATCACGGGAGCCGCAGCCTCACGAGAGGGAGCATGAATCACTTTGACCTTTCGAATGGCGTTTGGATCAATCCGCTTTGCTAAAGCTCTAAAGCGACGTTCCCAAGCTTCATCAGGAGCCGCTTCCGGACTAAGAAGAAGCTTTAGGGCAGCAAGGCGCCGATTGCCTTCAACAACATACTTATTTTTGCCCTCTTTTACGATAATCAGGGATTCTACCGGATAGTAGCCGTTTTCAACGATGCTTTTTGCTAACTCATAAACTTTGTCATTGGCGAGAAGATCCGCAAGGAGATCACGTTGTGAGAGGTTTTCTCCAGAGTCCGGAATACGAGGGTTATTGGGATCCAGCAACAGATTTGTGACGGTAAGATACGCTTCTTTCCACTTACTGTAGTCAATCATTCCTACAACCCTCCTTTGCAGCCAAATGGCCGACGACTCGCTGGGAAAAC
The Gammaproteobacteria bacterium DNA segment above includes these coding regions:
- a CDS encoding DNA adenine methylase is translated as MANAFSPLRYPGGKAILSGFLADVLALNGLRDGVYVEPYAGGAGAALNLLFGEHVERVYLNDADPCIFAFWNAILNSKNDFIERLRDTPVTIEEWKRQREIYRNHKRHSQIKVAFASFYLNRCNRSGIIVNGGPIGGFTQKGKWKLNARYNKDELVRRIERIYMYRDRIHIYNMDALNFLDMVVGKLENLDKTLVYLDPPYYIKGPQLYLNHYKPEDHALLAAYLKRVTSSIRWIMTYDNVPEIHDLYSDYELIELKLPYTAFNRRTGSELLIYSKCLAIPRDICVP